GATCTGGAGAGCTTTCGCATAGCCGCCGCCAAAGCGATCGGCGTTCTTAAAACGCTTAAAATCCGCGACGCGGCGATCGGAAGCTACGATAAAAGCGGCGCGGCGATAGCCAAAGCGATCGCGTTTGGTCTCTTGCTCGGCGCTTACGAGTTTAACGAGTATAAATCCAAGCCTAAGGAGAGCTCGCTCGATACGATCTATTTCACCAAAGAAAGCTACTACGGCGCGAAAACCGACGAGGGCGCGATCAAAGCGGCGATCGCATACGCGAACACGGTCGCTTCGGGCGTAAATTTCGTCCGAAATCTTGTCAATCGCGCGCCGCAGGATATGACCCCGTCGGTTTTGGCGAGCGAAGCGCAAGAGGCGGCGAACGCAAGCGGCATACGGTGCGCGATCTACGACGCGAACTACCTGAAAGATAACGGAATGAACGCCCTACTTGCCGTTGGACGCGCAAGCGTTCATCAACCGCGCCTGATCCACCTGACCTACGAACCGAAAAACGCCGCGAAAACCGTCGCGATCGCGGGCAAAGGGCTAACCTACGACAGCGGCGGCTTGAGCCTGAAACCCGCCGATTATATGAGCACAATGAAAGCGGACATGGCTGGCGGCGCGGCGGCGATCGCCATTATCAAAACCGCCGCCGAACTGAAACTGCCCGTAACGATTCACGCGGTAATAGGCGCGGCTGAAAATATGATCGGCGGCGACGCTTACAAGCCCGACGACGTGCTAAAAGCCAAAAACGGCAAAACAATAGAGATCAAAAATACCGACGCGGAGGGGCGATTGGCGCTTGCCGACTGCCTCTGCTACATTCAAGAAAAAGCGCCGGAACTCGACTACATCATCGATCTCGCCACGCTAACGGGCGCGTGCGTGGTCGCGCTTGGCGAATACTCCAGCGGCGTAATGGGCTTTAACGACGATCTGAAACGATCGCTTTTGCAAGCCGCCGAAAACGGCGGCGAACTAGCGGCTGCGCTGCCCTTTAATCGCCACCTGAAAAAACTGCTAAAAAGCGAAACGGCGGATATGGCAAACTGCGCCTCCGTTCGCTACGGCGGCGCGATCACCGCCGCGCTGTTTCTAAGCGAGTTTATCGAGGAGAAAAACCGCGCTAAGTGGGCGCATTTGGATATTGCGGGACCAAGCTACGTAGAAAAGGCGTGGGGCGTTAATCCCTTTGGCGCGAGCGGCGCGGCGGTGCGCTGGATCATTAACTGGTTAGAGAATCTCTAATGGCGCTTAGCATAGGGATCGTGGGGCTTCCAAACGTCGGCAAATCGACGACCTTCAACGCGCTGACCAAAGAGCAAAAAGCGCAGTCGGCGAACTACCCGTTCTGCACGATCGAACCGAACAAGGCGATCGTAGAGGTGCCGGACGAGAGGATCGCGAAAATAGCCGCAATCGTTAATCCGGAGCGCGTCGTCTATTCGCAAGCGGAATTTACGGATATAGCGGGTCTCGTGCGCGGCGCGAGCAGGGGCGAAGGGCTTGGAAATCAATTTCTGTCCAATATCCGCGAGTGCGAGGCGATCTTGCATGTAACGCGCTGCTTTGACGATGCGAACGTCGTTCATACGGAAGGCTCGGTCGATCCGATCCGCGATATTGAAACGATCGAAACCGAGCTGATATTAGCCGACATTCAGAGTTTGACGAAGAAGATCGACGCGATCGGCAAAAAGGCGCGCGGCGCGGACAAAGAGGCAAAGGCGCAGCTAGAAACCGCTCAAAATTTGTTGGCGTGGCTGAACGATGGAAACCCCGCCTCGTCTTTCGCCGATTACGCCGCGCTGAGAGAGATAAGGGCGCTTAGCGCCAAACCCGTAATTTTCGCGGCGAACGTGGACGAAGGCTCGTTAGCAGAAAAAAACGACTATGTTAAAGCGGTGGAGCGCTACGCGCAAGATCGCGGCGCGCAGACTTTTACGATCTGCGCCAAAGCCGAAGAGGAGATGGCGGGGCTGAGCGACGAGGAACGGCGCGAATATCTAGCGGCGCTTGGCGCGAGCGAAAGCGGTTTGGATTTAATCATACGCAAAGGCTTCGAGCTTTTGGGGTTGCAAAGTTACTTCACGGCGGGCGTAAAGGAGGCGCGCGCTTGGACGATTTGCAAAGGGTGGAAAGCGCCAAAAGCCGCGAGCGTGATTCACAACGATTTTGAAAAGGGCTTTATACGCGCCGAGGTGATTAGCTACGACGATTTTATTCGGCTTGGCGGCGAAGCGAAGGCAAAAGAGGCGGGACTGATGCGGCTCGAAGGCAAAGATTACGTCGTGCGAGACGGCGATATTATACATTTCAGATTCAACGTTTAGCTTTTACTACTTAATTGCGCCAAAAAGACGCGCGCTAGAATAACAGCCCTCTTTGCCATATACGCCGAAGGCGTAAAAAGCCCGCGTCATTCCCGCGCAGGCGCCCGCTTATTTGCAAACGCAGTAGCTTAGGAAAACGGAAACCCATATTACCGTCATTCCCGCCTTCCTGCCAACATTTTCTAATCTCGCCTGATTTTCTCAATTAAATAGCCGTCAAACCTGTTGTCGCGAGTTATCAACACAGCTAGGAACGCTCGGCGTTCTTTAGCGCTTAAAGGCGTTAAATGTCGTATAACAAAATAGGTTCTGAAATAGCGTCGGAAAAGCCCGTAAAATTGCGCGA
The Helicobacteraceae bacterium genome window above contains:
- a CDS encoding leucyl aminopeptidase, whose protein sequence is MKIEYKREAKADIRVIFVLKKNLSGSFIRDRALLEKIGFEGADESSALLAERGELYVGVEDCDDLESFRIAAAKAIGVLKTLKIRDAAIGSYDKSGAAIAKAIAFGLLLGAYEFNEYKSKPKESSLDTIYFTKESYYGAKTDEGAIKAAIAYANTVASGVNFVRNLVNRAPQDMTPSVLASEAQEAANASGIRCAIYDANYLKDNGMNALLAVGRASVHQPRLIHLTYEPKNAAKTVAIAGKGLTYDSGGLSLKPADYMSTMKADMAGGAAAIAIIKTAAELKLPVTIHAVIGAAENMIGGDAYKPDDVLKAKNGKTIEIKNTDAEGRLALADCLCYIQEKAPELDYIIDLATLTGACVVALGEYSSGVMGFNDDLKRSLLQAAENGGELAAALPFNRHLKKLLKSETADMANCASVRYGGAITAALFLSEFIEEKNRAKWAHLDIAGPSYVEKAWGVNPFGASGAAVRWIINWLENL
- the ychF gene encoding redox-regulated ATPase YchF; translation: MALSIGIVGLPNVGKSTTFNALTKEQKAQSANYPFCTIEPNKAIVEVPDERIAKIAAIVNPERVVYSQAEFTDIAGLVRGASRGEGLGNQFLSNIRECEAILHVTRCFDDANVVHTEGSVDPIRDIETIETELILADIQSLTKKIDAIGKKARGADKEAKAQLETAQNLLAWLNDGNPASSFADYAALREIRALSAKPVIFAANVDEGSLAEKNDYVKAVERYAQDRGAQTFTICAKAEEEMAGLSDEERREYLAALGASESGLDLIIRKGFELLGLQSYFTAGVKEARAWTICKGWKAPKAASVIHNDFEKGFIRAEVISYDDFIRLGGEAKAKEAGLMRLEGKDYVVRDGDIIHFRFNV